The Vibrio alginolyticus NBRC 15630 = ATCC 17749 genomic sequence GTTATTTTTCATGGCCCGCGTGGAACCGATAAAGGAATGGCTCAATTGACGCCTTATGGCGATGGTTACTTTCAACTTCATGGTATGACAAAAGGAATCACGCTGTTTGAAGATGGTTTAGTGGAGAGCACGAACTCATCTGCTCAACCTGAACTGCCTATGCCTTTACTCTCGAAGATCCGTAACGGCTGGAGAGAAGAAGTGTTAGAAGAGCGAACGAACAACGCCATCAAACACATGGCACAGTTCATTCCCGACTATCACTCTGCTGTAAAAGGAGGAAAAGCATTATTTGGCGCTCAGCAAATTCCCGGCACAGATCCAGTACTCAGAGCGGCAGATGTGACTTTTGAAGATAACCACTACGCGAGAATAGAGGTGGTAAAAGCGTCATCGACACTACTCGCAGCGCAAAAAATGCTTCAATTCTGGTTTGACATCGATCCTAACCAAAATGTGGAAACACAGCATCCGGTCGCTGTAAAGTGGTCTGAACAAGAGGTCGAGCAGTACGCGATTAAACTCACTCAAGAGCGAGGCTATCCACAAGCTTTAGCAGTGCGTTATGGTATGCCTGCATAATCGGCTGTGTTTGGGCTCAGTGGTTGTATTAATACCCAAAAAACTGAGCCCATTGGCACCATACTTCTTGCAAGCCTAGTCTATCTCCTTTCACAAAATTGACTTTTTGTCCGGGTTTCGCCTGTGCCAGTCTAGGTAAGTCAATACGAGCTACGCAGCCAAATTTAGGATACCCGCCAATAGTCTGGTGATCGTTGAGCAGCACAATAGGGTTACCATCGCTAGGTACTTGAATTGAACCTAATGCAATTCCCTCTGATAGGACGCCTTCGTAAGGTGGACGAATGTTATTGCCCTCAAGACGGTAGCCCATGCGATTCGAATTGGGGGAGATGATGAATGCTTTGTTGTAAAATGCTTGGCGAGTGTCTTCATCAAAGTCCTCGTTCTGATAGCCTTCAATCACTCTCAACTTAATGGGTAAGTTGTAATCTGGCTTAAAGCGAAACGTCATTTGCCTTGGTTTACGTTTAGGTAAGTTATGAGGGACAAAGGGAAGAATATCGCCAGCTTTCAAAGCGCCACCATTTGAATCATAACCACCTAGAGATTCTCGCAAGACGGTCGATGCGCTTCCTAAGTGCTGAGCAACATTGAACCCACCTTTAACCGCTAGGTAGGAGCGAAGTCCATTCCTTGCGACTCCGAACTGAAGCTTCTGTCCTTTTTTCAACGTAAAGTCAGACCAATTTGAAATAGGTTCACCATCTATTTTTGCATTTAAATCACCGCCACATATAGCAAGGTGGCAGTTATGCAATGCAATAAAACAAGCGTTACCCAGAGTAATTTCAATTGCAACGCAATTGACTACGTTACCAAGCAAATGGTTGGCCCAACTGTAAGCATAGTCGTCGACCGGGCCACCTTGAGTCACACCGACATGCGCTAAGCCAAAACGACCAAAGTCTTGAACTAAAGAGAGCGGTCCTGGCTTTTCCACCAGTAATCCACCGTAACTCATAGTACGCCTCCTAAATCGATAAACTCTTGTTTTGAAATAGCATTAAAGGTGACCTTGTCACCCACTTCAAACGGTATAAAAGGAGGAGAGTCGGAGAAGAGCGCAAGCGGGCTTTTACCAATAATGTTCCATCCGCCAGGACTATCTGATGGATAGACGGCCGTTTTAGAGTCTGCGATTCCTACACTTCCGGCCGGCACTTGAGTTCTTGGTGTGGCAAGCCTTGCCATGTGCAATTGAGTATCAACGTCAGAGAGAAATGCAAAGCCTGGAGCAAAGCCAATTGCAGAAACCGCGTACTCGGTTTTCGTATGCAGGGTAATAAGATCGTCTAATGACAGACCTCGCTTTTGAAAACGAGATAGATCTAACGCGGTTTCTTCAGAGTAATATACAG encodes the following:
- a CDS encoding 5-oxoprolinase subunit C family protein translates to MSYGGLLVEKPGPLSLVQDFGRFGLAHVGVTQGGPVDDYAYSWANHLLGNVVNCVAIEITLGNACFIALHNCHLAICGGDLNAKIDGEPISNWSDFTLKKGQKLQFGVARNGLRSYLAVKGGFNVAQHLGSASTVLRESLGGYDSNGGALKAGDILPFVPHNLPKRKPRQMTFRFKPDYNLPIKLRVIEGYQNEDFDEDTRQAFYNKAFIISPNSNRMGYRLEGNNIRPPYEGVLSEGIALGSIQVPSDGNPIVLLNDHQTIGGYPKFGCVARIDLPRLAQAKPGQKVNFVKGDRLGLQEVWCQWAQFFGY
- a CDS encoding 5-oxoprolinase subunit B family protein, which produces MHKEKFNISLISECSIFIKFDESISENAVGELARSIRETFASIVMNVVPSYQTILIDYLPFRINEKNLVNELQQIVSQFDTQSLKLSQPNHITIPVYYSEETALDLSRFQKRGLSLDDLITLHTKTEYAVSAIGFAPGFAFLSDVDTQLHMARLATPRTQVPAGSVGIADSKTAVYPSDSPGGWNIIGKSPLALFSDSPPFIPFEVGDKVTFNAISKQEFIDLGGVL